One window of the Amycolatopsis mediterranei genome contains the following:
- a CDS encoding glycosyltransferase family 4 protein → MNSLYVVLPGDVDDSSVPSGGNTYDRRMCDRLAAAGFDVHEIAVSGSWPRPDTEARAVLGHLLSALPTGSAVLLDGLVACGVPEVVVPQARRLSVSVLVHLPLADETGLPPALAAELDALERETLRAVGSVVATSEWAARRLIGHHGLAPHRVHSVTPGVDPAPLAVGTDGVSRLVCVANVTPRKGQGVLAQALETVADLRWTCECVGGIRRETKYVERLREHRLGARFTLTGPRTGAALEATYHTADLLVLPSRAETFGMVVTEALARGVPVLTTDVDALPDTVGVAPDGSVPGMLVPGDDVEALGAALRRWLTEPALRTRLRASAKLRRETLTGWDHTARRIAEILHRQEAAA, encoded by the coding sequence GTGAACTCCCTCTACGTGGTCCTCCCCGGGGACGTCGACGACTCGTCCGTGCCCAGCGGTGGGAACACCTACGACCGCCGGATGTGCGACCGGCTCGCCGCCGCCGGCTTCGACGTGCACGAGATCGCCGTCTCCGGCAGCTGGCCGCGGCCGGACACCGAGGCCCGCGCGGTCCTCGGCCACCTGCTCTCCGCGCTGCCCACCGGCTCGGCCGTGCTGCTCGACGGTCTGGTCGCGTGCGGCGTGCCCGAGGTCGTCGTCCCGCAGGCACGCCGGCTGTCGGTGTCGGTGCTGGTGCACCTGCCGCTGGCCGACGAGACCGGCCTGCCGCCCGCGCTCGCCGCCGAGCTCGACGCGCTGGAGCGCGAGACGCTGCGGGCCGTCGGCTCGGTCGTCGCGACCAGCGAGTGGGCCGCGCGCCGCCTGATCGGCCACCACGGCCTGGCCCCGCACCGCGTGCACTCCGTGACCCCGGGCGTCGACCCGGCGCCGCTCGCCGTCGGCACCGACGGGGTGTCCCGGCTGGTCTGCGTGGCCAACGTGACCCCGCGCAAGGGCCAGGGCGTGCTCGCCCAGGCCCTCGAAACCGTCGCCGACCTGCGCTGGACCTGCGAATGCGTCGGCGGGATCCGCCGCGAGACCAAGTACGTCGAGCGGCTGCGCGAGCACCGGCTCGGCGCCCGCTTCACGCTCACCGGCCCGCGCACCGGCGCGGCGCTCGAGGCCACCTACCACACCGCCGACCTGCTCGTGCTGCCCTCGCGCGCCGAGACCTTCGGCATGGTCGTCACCGAGGCCCTCGCCCGCGGCGTGCCGGTGCTGACCACCGACGTCGACGCGCTGCCCGACACCGTCGGCGTCGCGCCGGACGGCTCGGTGCCCGGCATGCTCGTCCCGGGCGACGACGTCGAGGCGCTCGGCGCCGCCCTGCGCCGCTGGCTCACCGAGCCCGCGCTGCGGACGCGGCTGCGCGCGTCGGCGAAGCTGCGCCGCGAGACCCTGACCGGCTGGGACCACACCGCCCGCCGGATCGCCGAGATCCTGCACCGGCAGGAGGCGGCGGCATGA
- a CDS encoding 6-pyruvoyl trahydropterin synthase family protein: MFSITVRDHVMVAHSFRGEVFGPAQRLHGATFVVDATFRRAELDEDNIVVDIGKATEELGAVLSDLNYRNLDDEPEFKGINTSTEFLAKVIADRLADAVHAGRLGEGARGLDGIVVSLHESHIAWASYERAL, encoded by the coding sequence GTGTTCAGCATCACCGTCCGTGACCACGTGATGGTCGCCCACAGTTTCCGCGGGGAAGTCTTCGGTCCCGCGCAACGCCTGCACGGGGCGACTTTCGTGGTGGATGCGACGTTCCGCCGGGCCGAGCTCGACGAGGACAACATCGTCGTCGACATCGGCAAGGCCACGGAGGAACTCGGGGCGGTGCTGAGCGACTTGAACTACCGCAACCTCGACGACGAGCCGGAGTTCAAGGGCATCAACACCTCGACCGAGTTCCTCGCGAAGGTCATCGCCGACCGCCTCGCCGACGCCGTCCACGCCGGACGCCTCGGTGAAGGCGCGCGCGGCCTCGACGGGATCGTCGTCTCGCTGCACGAATCGCACATCGCCTGGGCGAGTTACGAGCGTGCCCTGTGA
- a CDS encoding zinc-dependent alcohol dehydrogenase translates to MEQAFWVQSPGSGQLREERLPAPGPDDVLVRTLYSGVSRGTETLVFRGGVPASQHAVMRAPFQEGEFPGPVKYGYLNVGVVEQGPAHLDGKTVFCLYPHQTAYVVPASAVTPVPAAVPPGRAILAGTVETAVNAVWDARPRLGDRIAVIGAGMVGCSVAKLLTGFPAARVQLIDVDPAKADIAAALGVEFSTPDEALGDCDLVVHASASEAGLTKALELLAPEGEVVELSWYGDRRVSVPLGENFHSRRLVIRSSQVGTVARPDRSYAQRLAVALDLLADPAFEALVSGECMFKDLPSVLPRLVANELSALCLRVMYQPQ, encoded by the coding sequence GTGGAACAGGCTTTCTGGGTTCAAAGTCCCGGCTCGGGACAGCTGCGCGAGGAGCGGCTGCCCGCGCCCGGGCCGGACGACGTGCTCGTCCGCACGCTGTACTCCGGCGTGAGCCGCGGCACCGAAACCCTGGTCTTCCGCGGGGGCGTCCCGGCGAGCCAGCACGCCGTCATGCGCGCGCCCTTCCAGGAGGGCGAGTTCCCCGGCCCGGTCAAGTACGGCTACCTCAACGTCGGCGTCGTCGAACAGGGCCCGGCGCACCTCGACGGCAAGACGGTCTTCTGCCTCTACCCGCACCAGACCGCATACGTCGTCCCGGCGAGCGCGGTGACGCCGGTGCCGGCTGCCGTCCCGCCCGGGCGCGCGATCCTGGCCGGCACCGTCGAGACGGCGGTGAACGCCGTGTGGGACGCGCGCCCGCGGCTCGGCGACCGGATCGCCGTCATCGGCGCCGGGATGGTCGGCTGCAGCGTCGCGAAGCTGCTCACCGGCTTCCCGGCCGCGCGGGTGCAGCTGATCGACGTCGATCCGGCCAAAGCGGACATCGCCGCCGCGCTCGGGGTCGAGTTCTCGACACCGGACGAGGCGCTCGGCGACTGCGACCTCGTCGTGCACGCCAGCGCGTCCGAGGCCGGCCTCACCAAAGCCCTGGAACTACTCGCGCCGGAAGGGGAGGTCGTCGAGCTGTCGTGGTACGGCGACCGCCGGGTCAGCGTCCCGCTCGGCGAGAACTTCCATTCGCGACGGCTGGTGATCCGCAGCAGCCAGGTCGGGACGGTCGCGCGGCCCGACCGCAGCTACGCCCAGCGCCTCGCCGTCGCCCTGGATCTGCTGGCCGATCCGGCGTTCGAAGCGCTGGTCAGCGGCGAGTGCATGTTTAAGGATCTTCCGTCCGTGCTACCCCGGCTGGTCGCGAATGAACTTTCCGCCCTGTGCCTCCGTGTCATGTATCAGCCGCAGTGA
- a CDS encoding CDP-alcohol phosphatidyltransferase family protein, whose translation MIKQDLLLRAVIPAPVLAAGVFAVGFTPLAWATGVVYALALVLLTEWGLRRSGRGAFGPADWITFARAILVGCAAALIADGDFALGWLVGLVGVALLLDGLDGQVARRTGTASEFGARFDMEVDAFLILLLCIQVSRTLGLWVLAIGLMRYVFVAASWTMPWLTAPLYPSMARKTVAAVQGVVLVVTVSELLPTSVTLVLVAVALASLTWSFGRDVVWLARHRVAVSHRPARIVAITRSSLRRPLGHAWPSHNQAA comes from the coding sequence ATGATCAAACAGGACCTTCTCCTGCGTGCGGTGATTCCGGCGCCGGTGCTCGCCGCAGGGGTTTTCGCGGTCGGTTTCACGCCGCTGGCCTGGGCGACCGGAGTCGTCTACGCCCTCGCGCTGGTGCTGCTCACCGAGTGGGGGCTGCGCCGCAGCGGCCGCGGCGCCTTCGGACCGGCGGACTGGATCACCTTCGCCCGCGCGATCCTCGTCGGCTGCGCCGCGGCCCTGATCGCCGACGGTGACTTCGCCCTCGGCTGGCTGGTCGGGCTGGTCGGCGTGGCCCTGCTCCTGGACGGTCTCGACGGCCAGGTGGCAAGGCGCACCGGCACGGCGTCGGAGTTCGGCGCGCGCTTCGACATGGAGGTCGACGCGTTCTTGATCTTGCTGCTGTGCATCCAGGTGTCCCGCACGCTCGGGCTGTGGGTGCTGGCGATCGGCCTGATGCGGTACGTGTTCGTCGCCGCCTCGTGGACCATGCCCTGGCTGACCGCGCCGCTGTACCCGAGCATGGCGCGCAAGACGGTCGCGGCCGTGCAGGGGGTCGTCCTGGTGGTCACGGTCTCGGAGCTGTTGCCGACGTCGGTGACGTTGGTTTTGGTCGCGGTCGCCTTGGCCTCGCTGACGTGGTCGTTCGGGCGGGACGTCGTCTGGCTGGCCCGCCACCGCGTCGCGGTCTCGCACCGGCCGGCCCGGATCGTCGCGATCACCCGCTCGTCCCTGCGCCGGCCCCTCGGCCACGCCTGGCCCAGCCACAACCAGGCCGCCTGA
- a CDS encoding DNA polymerase domain-containing protein: MSGDEVRHGVKLSSLDQEVFPDAGVTKRELLDYLEAVSGRMLPELHDRLLSVVRVLRGQGPFMQKNLPKYTPEWVERRALWADRSRREVVYALCNDLRTLLWFGNQRAIEYHTTLFRGEPANGPTHLILDLDPPADAPFSLAVGAAKLVREALRKDGLDGAVKTSGSKGVHVFVPLAAGQSTEDIAAATRAVAARAERIDPALGTTEFVVERREGKVFLDSTRAGGATVVSVYSPRHRPGAPVSFPVRWAGLDDVKPADFTVHTVPGLLGDGDPWTEEMPEPFVLPADLVEEGHTIPIARVVAMHEGKRRARAARESGS; encoded by the coding sequence ATGAGCGGTGATGAGGTGCGGCACGGCGTCAAGCTGAGCAGTCTCGACCAGGAGGTCTTCCCCGACGCGGGGGTCACCAAGCGCGAGCTGCTCGACTACCTCGAAGCGGTGTCCGGCCGGATGCTGCCGGAGCTGCACGACCGGCTGCTGAGTGTCGTGCGGGTGCTGCGCGGCCAGGGGCCGTTCATGCAGAAGAACCTGCCGAAGTACACGCCGGAGTGGGTGGAGCGCCGGGCGCTGTGGGCCGACCGCTCGCGGCGCGAGGTCGTCTACGCGCTCTGCAACGACCTGCGCACGCTGCTCTGGTTCGGCAACCAGCGCGCGATCGAGTACCACACGACGCTGTTCCGCGGTGAGCCCGCGAACGGGCCGACGCACCTGATCCTCGACCTCGACCCGCCCGCGGACGCACCGTTCTCCCTGGCCGTGGGCGCCGCGAAGCTGGTGAGGGAGGCGTTGCGCAAAGACGGCCTGGACGGCGCGGTGAAGACCAGCGGCTCCAAGGGCGTCCACGTCTTCGTGCCACTCGCGGCGGGCCAGTCCACCGAGGACATCGCGGCGGCGACCCGCGCGGTGGCGGCCCGCGCCGAGCGGATCGACCCGGCGCTGGGCACGACGGAGTTCGTGGTCGAGCGCCGCGAAGGCAAGGTGTTCCTGGATTCCACGCGGGCCGGCGGCGCGACGGTCGTCTCGGTCTACAGCCCGCGCCACCGCCCTGGTGCGCCCGTGTCGTTCCCGGTCCGCTGGGCCGGCCTCGACGACGTCAAGCCGGCCGACTTCACCGTGCACACGGTCCCCGGCCTGCTGGGCGACGGTGATCCGTGGACCGAGGAGATGCCCGAGCCGTTCGTGCTGCCCGCGGACCTGGTCGAGGAGGGGCACACGATCCCGATCGCCCGCGTGGTTGCGATGCACGAGGGCAAGCGCCGCGCCCGCGCGGCCCGCGAATCCGGCTCCTGA
- a CDS encoding oxygenase MpaB family protein — MPESTLRDAVIGAGLLAGSANVIMQLSRAPVGHGVLESRVDSGNLFRHPVKRTRTTLTYLAVATMGTDAERAAFRKGVNRAHAQVHSTASSPVAYDAFDTDLQLWVAACLYKGIEDVLLAFGGGEPERFYAGAAALGTTLQVPPERWPGDRAAFEEYWAGELAEVCIDDAVRRYLTRIVDLEFLPPVVAGPGRRFHRFVTTGFLPQRFRDEMRLPWTAADQRRFEALLAALGLVVRVLPGPLRRFPFNACLADLRWRLRTGRPPVGS; from the coding sequence ATGCCCGAGTCCACCCTTCGCGACGCCGTCATCGGCGCCGGGCTGCTGGCCGGCAGCGCGAACGTGATCATGCAGCTGTCCCGCGCGCCCGTCGGGCACGGCGTCCTGGAGAGCCGCGTCGACAGCGGCAACCTCTTCCGCCACCCGGTGAAGCGGACCCGGACCACGCTGACCTACCTGGCCGTCGCGACGATGGGCACCGACGCCGAACGCGCGGCCTTCCGGAAGGGCGTCAACCGGGCTCACGCGCAGGTGCACTCGACCGCGTCGAGCCCGGTGGCCTACGACGCCTTCGACACCGACCTCCAGCTGTGGGTCGCGGCCTGCCTGTACAAGGGCATCGAAGACGTCCTCCTCGCCTTCGGCGGTGGGGAGCCGGAGCGGTTCTACGCCGGCGCCGCCGCCCTCGGCACCACGCTGCAGGTGCCGCCCGAGAGGTGGCCCGGCGACCGGGCGGCCTTCGAGGAGTACTGGGCCGGCGAGCTGGCCGAGGTGTGCATCGACGACGCCGTCCGCCGCTACCTCACCCGGATCGTCGACCTGGAGTTCCTGCCGCCGGTCGTCGCCGGGCCCGGACGGCGGTTCCACCGGTTCGTCACCACCGGGTTCCTCCCGCAGCGCTTCCGCGACGAAATGCGGCTGCCCTGGACCGCCGCCGACCAGCGCCGCTTCGAGGCGCTCCTCGCCGCGCTCGGCCTGGTCGTCCGCGTCCTGCCCGGCCCGCTGCGGCGGTTCCCGTTCAACGCCTGCCTCGCCGATCTGCGGTGGCGGCTGCGCACCGGACGCCCGCCCGTCGGGAGTTGA
- a CDS encoding LysR family transcriptional regulator: MELHQLAYFVAVAEEGNFTRAAERLHVAQPGVSAQVKRLERELGQELLDRSGRTVRLTDVGAAALPHARAALAAVRGVREAVEELAGLVRGQVAIGMVTSVGPVGLPDLLAGFHERYPAVEITLSEADSDTMLAALREGRLDLAVVGISTAPPPGIATQVLLEEAFVAVSGPSGLLAGRDEVEIPDLDGLPLMALPKGTGLRTALDAAFARVGLTPRIAFEAADPNVLVQLATRGLGVAIVPESLARYHQAELAVAGLGGPGLRGMLALAWRADGPLSPAARAFIAFVRAAHRS; this comes from the coding sequence ATGGAACTGCATCAGCTCGCGTACTTCGTCGCCGTCGCGGAGGAAGGCAACTTCACGCGCGCGGCGGAGCGGCTGCACGTCGCCCAGCCCGGGGTGAGCGCGCAGGTCAAGCGCCTCGAGCGGGAGCTGGGGCAGGAGCTGCTGGACCGCTCCGGCCGGACGGTCCGGCTCACCGACGTCGGCGCCGCGGCCCTGCCGCACGCCCGGGCCGCGCTCGCGGCGGTGCGGGGCGTGCGCGAAGCCGTCGAGGAACTCGCCGGGCTGGTCCGCGGGCAGGTGGCGATCGGCATGGTGACGTCGGTGGGCCCGGTCGGGCTGCCCGACCTGCTGGCCGGCTTCCACGAGCGGTACCCGGCCGTCGAAATCACGCTCTCGGAGGCCGACTCCGACACCATGCTCGCCGCGCTGCGCGAGGGACGGCTCGACCTCGCCGTCGTCGGCATCTCGACGGCCCCGCCACCCGGCATCGCGACGCAGGTGCTGCTCGAGGAGGCGTTCGTGGCCGTCAGCGGTCCGTCCGGTCTGCTGGCCGGGCGGGACGAGGTCGAGATCCCCGACCTCGACGGCCTGCCGCTGATGGCCCTGCCGAAGGGGACGGGCCTGCGCACGGCGCTGGACGCGGCCTTCGCGCGGGTGGGGCTGACCCCGCGGATCGCGTTCGAGGCGGCCGATCCGAACGTGCTGGTGCAGCTGGCGACGCGCGGGCTCGGCGTGGCGATCGTGCCGGAGTCGCTCGCCCGGTACCACCAGGCGGAGCTGGCCGTCGCCGGGCTCGGCGGCCCGGGGCTGCGGGGCATGCTGGCGCTGGCCTGGCGGGCGGACGGGCCGTTGAGCCCGGCCGCGCGGGCGTTCATCGCGTTCGTCCGGGCGGCTCACCGCTCTTGA
- a CDS encoding FAD-binding oxidoreductase, with protein sequence MNLLRPGQDGYTEEVTGFQTAVPTSPAAVIAAESAEDVAAAVRYAAEHRLPVAVQATGHGLTAGTDGVLISTRRMTGVEIDAAARTARVEAGVRWEAVIEAAGRHGLAPLSGSSPDVGVVGYTLSGGFGLLARRYGRAADHVRALDVVTADGELRRAEPGSDLFWALRGGRDGFGVVTAMEFDLMPVSDLYGGSLTFGSADVPAALRAWRTWSAAAPDTLTTSLAMIQYPDLPMVPEPVRGRHVAQIRIAYLGEGGDDLVAPLRAVAPALADTLRPMPFTESGSIAAEPRQPHGYHGTNATVSQLNDAMLDAIVEHAGPGAAAPPVLIIDRLGGALARTPETPGVGWDRSAEFVVRALSMVGDDGVAAIRSAHAKLFDALAPWTTGRLLPFVYGEHAPEELTEGVFPAADLRRLRELKSRYDAGNVFRAW encoded by the coding sequence ATGAACCTCCTCCGCCCCGGTCAGGACGGCTACACCGAAGAAGTCACCGGGTTCCAGACGGCCGTGCCCACCTCGCCCGCGGCCGTCATCGCCGCCGAAAGCGCCGAGGACGTCGCCGCCGCCGTGCGGTACGCGGCCGAGCACCGGCTGCCGGTCGCGGTCCAAGCCACCGGGCACGGCCTGACCGCGGGCACCGACGGCGTTCTGATCAGCACCCGGCGGATGACCGGCGTCGAGATCGACGCCGCCGCCCGCACCGCCCGCGTCGAAGCCGGTGTCCGGTGGGAGGCGGTGATCGAAGCCGCCGGCCGGCACGGCCTGGCGCCGCTCAGCGGCTCCTCCCCGGACGTCGGCGTCGTCGGCTACACGCTCAGCGGCGGCTTCGGGCTGCTGGCCCGCCGGTACGGCCGCGCCGCCGACCACGTCCGCGCCCTCGACGTCGTGACCGCCGACGGCGAGCTCCGGCGGGCCGAGCCGGGCTCGGACCTGTTCTGGGCCCTGCGCGGTGGCCGGGACGGCTTCGGCGTCGTCACGGCGATGGAATTCGACCTCATGCCGGTCAGCGACCTCTACGGCGGCAGCCTCACCTTCGGCAGCGCCGACGTGCCGGCCGCGCTGCGGGCGTGGCGGACGTGGTCGGCGGCCGCGCCGGACACGCTGACGACGTCACTGGCCATGATCCAGTACCCCGACCTGCCGATGGTGCCCGAGCCCGTGCGCGGCCGGCACGTCGCCCAGATCCGGATCGCCTACCTCGGCGAGGGCGGCGACGACCTCGTCGCGCCGCTGCGCGCGGTCGCCCCCGCGCTGGCGGACACGCTGCGGCCGATGCCGTTCACCGAGTCGGGGTCGATCGCGGCCGAGCCGCGGCAGCCGCACGGCTACCACGGCACCAACGCGACCGTCTCCCAGCTGAACGACGCCATGCTCGACGCGATCGTCGAGCACGCCGGCCCGGGCGCGGCCGCGCCGCCGGTGCTCATCATCGACCGGCTGGGCGGCGCGCTCGCCCGGACGCCGGAGACGCCGGGCGTGGGCTGGGACCGCTCGGCCGAGTTCGTCGTCCGGGCGCTGTCGATGGTCGGCGACGACGGCGTCGCGGCCATCCGGAGCGCGCACGCGAAGCTGTTCGACGCGCTGGCGCCGTGGACGACCGGCCGGCTGCTGCCGTTCGTCTACGGCGAGCACGCACCGGAGGAGCTCACGGAGGGCGTTTTTCCGGCCGCGGACCTGCGTCGGCTCCGGGAGCTCAAGTCCCGGTACGACGCCGGGAACGTCTTCCGGGCCTGGTGA
- a CDS encoding acyltransferase family protein, which yields MSHEDYLGMRRFPGLDGLRALAATMVIFFHFGGPNWTWLSGWVGVYLFFVLSGFLITTLLLREQDRTGRISLSNFYIRRVFRILPPYLVILGGIVAFVVLRGEFYSRDFPQALKYYLTFLNEFLPAATHGADNFFSGSWTLGIEEKFYLVWPFLLVAIGIGAAKRKFLLVGVAMVALLALVPLTTGGWVLEYSQTAIYRSTIHYFILAGGCLLAILLHYRRGYALLKPLTHPLAAIPIVVAFALLHTNFDDLWHETRNNLWLLVAYAALTMLLLIVLVSPGPLRWLLSTAPMRFVGERSYSLYLLQGPVHFVVVQAVPGLGAHRTVSGLTVFLVGLAIADLIHRWVEKPLIDVGKQLIARKEARRAERQEADHPAETRAEPAPVAS from the coding sequence ATGAGCCACGAGGACTACCTCGGCATGCGGCGGTTCCCCGGGCTCGACGGTCTGCGCGCGCTCGCCGCGACGATGGTCATCTTCTTCCATTTCGGCGGCCCGAACTGGACGTGGCTGTCGGGCTGGGTCGGCGTCTACCTCTTCTTCGTGCTGTCGGGATTCCTGATCACCACGCTGCTGCTGCGCGAGCAGGACCGCACCGGCCGGATCTCGCTGTCGAACTTCTACATCCGGCGCGTGTTCCGGATCCTGCCGCCGTACCTGGTGATCCTCGGCGGGATCGTCGCGTTCGTCGTCCTGCGCGGCGAGTTCTACTCGCGCGATTTCCCGCAGGCGCTGAAGTACTACCTGACGTTCCTCAACGAATTCCTGCCGGCGGCCACCCACGGCGCGGACAACTTCTTCAGCGGCTCGTGGACGCTCGGCATCGAGGAGAAGTTCTACCTCGTCTGGCCGTTCCTGCTGGTCGCCATCGGGATCGGGGCGGCGAAGCGCAAGTTCCTGCTGGTCGGCGTGGCGATGGTCGCGCTGCTGGCGCTGGTCCCGCTGACCACCGGCGGCTGGGTCCTCGAGTACTCGCAGACGGCGATCTACCGCTCGACGATCCACTACTTCATCCTGGCGGGCGGCTGCCTGCTGGCGATCCTGCTGCACTACCGCCGCGGGTACGCGCTGCTGAAGCCGCTGACGCACCCGCTGGCGGCGATCCCGATCGTCGTGGCGTTCGCGCTGCTGCACACGAACTTCGACGACCTCTGGCACGAGACCCGCAACAACTTGTGGCTGCTGGTCGCGTACGCGGCGCTGACGATGCTCCTGCTGATCGTACTGGTCAGCCCGGGCCCCCTGCGGTGGCTGCTCAGCACCGCCCCGATGCGGTTCGTGGGCGAGCGGTCGTACTCGCTGTACCTGCTCCAGGGGCCGGTGCACTTCGTCGTCGTGCAGGCGGTGCCCGGGCTCGGAGCGCACCGGACGGTCTCGGGGCTGACGGTGTTCCTGGTCGGCCTGGCGATCGCCGACCTGATCCACCGCTGGGTCGAGAAGCCGTTGATCGACGTCGGCAAGCAGCTCATCGCCCGCAAGGAAGCCCGGCGCGCGGAACGGCAGGAAGCGGACCACCCTGCCGAGACGCGCGCCGAGCCCGCGCCGGTCGCGTCCTAG
- a CDS encoding nitroreductase family deazaflavin-dependent oxidoreductase: protein MTAPADMNEFNKQVAAEFRANEGKVGGMFDGKNVLLLTTIGAKSGEERLSPLVYTLDGDRYVIAASMGGAPKNPAWYHNLVANPKVTVEVGTEKFEATATVIADRAERDRLYAGMVAHAEGFAEYETKTDRLIPIVVLER from the coding sequence ATGACCGCGCCAGCCGACATGAACGAGTTCAACAAGCAGGTCGCCGCCGAATTCCGGGCCAACGAGGGCAAGGTCGGCGGCATGTTCGATGGCAAGAACGTGCTCCTGCTCACCACGATCGGCGCGAAGAGCGGCGAGGAGCGCCTGTCCCCGCTCGTCTACACCCTGGACGGCGACCGCTACGTCATCGCCGCGTCCATGGGCGGTGCGCCCAAGAACCCCGCCTGGTACCACAACCTGGTCGCCAACCCGAAGGTCACGGTCGAGGTCGGCACCGAGAAGTTCGAGGCCACGGCCACCGTGATCGCCGACCGCGCCGAGCGCGACCGCCTGTACGCGGGCATGGTGGCGCACGCCGAGGGCTTCGCGGAGTACGAGACGAAGACCGACCGGCTCATCCCGATCGTGGTCCTGGAGCGCTAG
- a CDS encoding MarR family winged helix-turn-helix transcriptional regulator, with amino-acid sequence MSTEAGPSVEDGVRQLLLLMPRLVGRAKRTPVPAELDGCALAPRHLSLLSYLLFDGPMTVTELATRLQVAPTTASLMVGDLSRQGVLNRDEDPADRRRTIVSITPDKRPAVDAWLARGAKAWSDALTPLTPAERQLVIATLEAYERGTCDGPGC; translated from the coding sequence GTGTCAACGGAGGCCGGGCCGAGTGTCGAGGACGGCGTGCGGCAGCTCCTGCTGCTCATGCCACGGCTGGTCGGGCGGGCGAAGCGCACGCCGGTGCCGGCCGAGCTGGACGGCTGCGCGCTGGCGCCGAGACACCTCTCGCTGCTGTCGTACCTGCTCTTCGACGGCCCGATGACGGTCACCGAGCTGGCCACCCGCCTCCAGGTGGCGCCGACGACGGCGAGCCTGATGGTCGGCGACCTCAGCCGCCAGGGCGTGCTGAACCGCGACGAGGACCCCGCCGACCGCCGCCGCACGATCGTCAGCATCACCCCGGACAAGCGGCCGGCGGTCGACGCCTGGCTGGCCCGGGGCGCGAAGGCCTGGAGCGACGCCTTGACGCCGCTGACCCCTGCCGAGCGGCAGCTGGTGATCGCGACGCTGGAAGCCTACGAACGCGGCACCTGCGACGGCCCCGGCTGCTAG
- a CDS encoding PLDc N-terminal domain-containing protein, which yields MLYFDGLLGIVTFGLWIFCLVDVITTDESSCRNLPKGLWLLLVLVVPLVGSIIWLVAGRPQQVVRARGPYERQTPAFPEYDRPGRFAATSPEDDEEFLRKCRERAEAQRKLAREKRGDE from the coding sequence TTGCTGTACTTCGACGGCCTGCTCGGCATCGTCACGTTCGGGTTGTGGATCTTCTGCTTGGTCGACGTGATCACGACGGACGAATCGTCCTGCCGCAACCTGCCGAAGGGATTGTGGTTGCTGCTCGTGCTGGTCGTGCCGCTGGTCGGCTCGATCATCTGGCTGGTGGCAGGCCGTCCGCAGCAGGTGGTGCGGGCTCGCGGCCCGTACGAGCGCCAAACGCCGGCGTTTCCGGAGTACGACCGGCCGGGCCGGTTCGCGGCGACGAGCCCGGAAGACGACGAGGAATTCCTCCGCAAGTGCCGGGAACGCGCGGAAGCGCAGCGCAAGCTGGCCCGCGAAAAGCGCGGCGACGAATAG
- a CDS encoding GNAT family N-acetyltransferase — MLPATKGIFDRLTRRGRLMTKRTCDRQGHVLRGGRFLFRTPTAWEYAAAVAGGSDPAAQRWLGWQRDSIVAEPLRADALRVVPGTGPVWTSPDPQSVDLVMIDVEANRCAGLVSVHTGEDGGPETGGYLAPAYRGRGFGRVLFAAGLTLAHEHLGLARVRAGAEVGNVASARSLQAAGLARVGGPPTYRLPDGRITEAWWFQHDVPRPTRCGGPQASWFPVASVL, encoded by the coding sequence ATGCTGCCAGCCACCAAGGGGATCTTCGACCGGCTCACCCGCCGCGGCCGCCTGATGACCAAGCGGACCTGCGACCGGCAGGGCCACGTGCTGCGCGGCGGGCGCTTCCTCTTCCGCACCCCGACCGCGTGGGAGTACGCCGCCGCCGTCGCCGGGGGCAGTGATCCGGCCGCGCAGCGGTGGCTCGGCTGGCAGCGCGACTCGATCGTCGCCGAACCGCTGCGCGCGGACGCGCTGCGGGTCGTGCCCGGCACCGGCCCGGTCTGGACGTCACCCGATCCGCAGTCCGTCGACCTGGTGATGATCGACGTCGAGGCCAACCGCTGCGCCGGGCTGGTCAGCGTGCACACCGGCGAGGACGGCGGCCCGGAGACCGGCGGCTACCTCGCCCCGGCCTACCGCGGTCGCGGCTTCGGGCGGGTGCTCTTCGCCGCCGGGCTGACGCTGGCGCACGAGCACCTCGGCTTGGCGCGGGTGCGGGCCGGCGCGGAAGTCGGCAACGTCGCCAGCGCGCGGTCGCTGCAGGCCGCCGGGCTCGCCCGGGTCGGTGGCCCGCCGACGTACCGGCTGCCGGACGGCCGGATCACCGAGGCGTGGTGGTTCCAGCACGACGTCCCGCGCCCGACGCGCTGCGGTGGGCCTCAGGCAAGCTGGTTCCCGGTAGCGTCGGTGCTCTGA